The Lactuca sativa cultivar Salinas chromosome 2, Lsat_Salinas_v11, whole genome shotgun sequence genome includes a window with the following:
- the LOC111876687 gene encoding calcium uniporter protein 2, mitochondrial — translation MAFKQNIVQRMFNICNNKFSNQTLRNCRISPSSAAAQVFMPPNPDRMAPDPGDDTIFRRFLQRRPLDLSSSAMPEILRSRGESMLEKLKEMDITRGRIRLDVISPPMERSSEGELTVAHAKKILRVSQIETLKSKLRSSRKNHVSYDEFVEICMEGCSNRDQGLDLAKALDDSGSVIVLGNVVFLKPEQVVKAINELLPLTQNPPVEELEEMERWKSAIDAKAKKMVERELWGGLAYLMIQTAGFMRLTFWELSWDVMEPICFYVTSMYFMGGYAFFLRTAKEPSFEGFFQSRFTSKQKKLMKREGFDVEKYMELRKAYYQDPWPREKSLVGEGTKKSFT, via the exons ATGGCGTTCAAGCAAAACATAGTTCAGCGGATGTTCAACATCTGCAACAACAAATTCTCCAATCAGACGTTACGCAACTGCCGCATTTCTCCGTCCTCCGCCGCCGCTCAAGTTTTTATGCCACCTAATCCTGACAGAATGGCACCAGATCCGGGAGACGATACGATTTTTCGGAGGTTTCTCCAGCGACGGCCGCTGGACCTATCGTCCTCCGCCATGCCGGAGATCCTTCGGTCGAGAGGAGAGAGCATGTTGGAAAAACTAAAAGAGATGGACATTACGAGAGGCCGGATCCGTCTCGATGTGATCTCTCCTCCGATGGAGAGATCTTCCGAGGGGGAGTTGACGGTGGCGCACGCTAAGAAGATCCTTAGGGTTTCGCAAATCGAAACGTTGAAATCGAAGTTGAGAAGCTCTCGTAAAAATCACGTTTCGTATGACGAGTTCGTTGAGATTTGTATGGAAGGATGTTCGAACAGAGATCAAGGGTTAGATTTGGCGAAAGCTCTTGACGATTCTGGTTCCGTCATCGTATTAGGAAACGTTGTTTTCCTCAAGCCTGAACAG GTGGTGAAAGCAATCAATGAGTTGCTGCCGTTGACACAGAACCCACCGGTTGAAGAATTGGAAGAGATGGAGAGGTGGAAGTCAGCCATTGATGCTAAAGCTAAAAAAATGGTGGAAAGAGAGCTATGGGGTGGTCTAGCCTACCTAATGATTCAGACAGCTGGGTTCATGAGGCTCACATTTTGGGAGCTTTCATGGGATGTGATGGAGCCTATTTGCTTTTATGTAACATCCATGTATTTCATGGGTGGATATGCTTTTTTCTTGAGGACAGCAAAAGAGCCTTCTTTTGAAGGCTTCTTTCAAAGCAGGTTTACTTCAAAGCAGAAGAAGTTGATGAAACGTGAAGGGTTTGATGTTGAAAAATACATGGAGTTGAGAAAAGCTTATTATCAAGACCCATGGCCAAGGGAAAAGTCATTGGTTGGTGAAGGGACTAAAAAGTCATTTACTTGA